The following are from one region of the Bradyrhizobium sediminis genome:
- a CDS encoding VOC family protein — protein sequence MNLDLTRRTLLHLAGASSFAAAAAAAERAEGGGSGGGPTFANRTPMRVGMVTMRVRQLDPVADFYRDVLGLAVMERSATGVTLGSGGVKLLVLEARPDATNESRNAAGLYHTAFLMPTRKDLARWLVHAAIHRVPLSGFADHRVSESVYLDDPEGNGIEVYADRDPSLWQWSAGTVTMGTDQLDIDDLVSLTDTRVSDYAGAPEGLRIGHMHLRVGDLAKADGFYRGAIGFDPTRARNGATFLSSGRYHHHLGLNVWQSAGAGRRDDAATGLAWFSLEIEQPDVFAALEQRLRQAGVEVAAVANGLETVDPWGTRLRLVKV from the coding sequence ATGAACCTCGACCTGACCCGCCGCACCTTGCTGCATCTCGCCGGAGCCTCCTCATTCGCGGCGGCGGCCGCAGCGGCGGAGCGCGCCGAGGGAGGCGGAAGCGGCGGGGGGCCGACCTTCGCCAACCGCACGCCGATGCGCGTCGGCATGGTGACGATGCGCGTCCGCCAGCTGGATCCGGTCGCGGACTTCTACCGCGATGTGCTCGGCCTTGCCGTGATGGAACGCTCGGCCACCGGCGTGACGCTCGGCTCGGGCGGGGTGAAGCTCCTGGTGCTCGAGGCGCGTCCGGACGCCACGAACGAATCCCGAAATGCCGCCGGCCTCTATCACACGGCGTTCCTGATGCCGACGCGCAAGGATCTGGCGCGCTGGCTGGTTCATGCCGCCATCCATCGCGTGCCGCTGTCTGGCTTTGCCGATCACCGCGTCAGCGAATCCGTCTATCTCGACGATCCCGAAGGCAACGGCATCGAGGTCTATGCCGATCGCGATCCTTCGCTCTGGCAATGGAGCGCCGGAACCGTGACGATGGGGACCGACCAGCTCGATATCGACGATCTCGTCTCGCTCACCGATACCCGTGTCAGCGATTATGCCGGGGCGCCGGAAGGCTTGCGCATCGGACACATGCATCTGCGCGTCGGCGATCTCGCGAAGGCCGACGGCTTCTATCGCGGCGCCATCGGCTTCGACCCGACACGCGCGCGCAACGGCGCCACGTTCCTGTCCTCGGGGCGCTATCATCACCATCTCGGTCTCAATGTCTGGCAAAGCGCGGGCGCCGGCCGCCGCGACGATGCGGCCACCGGGCTTGCCTGGTTTTCGCTGGAAATCGAGCAGCCGGATGTGTTCGCGGCGCTGGAACAACGCCTGCGTCAGGCCGGCGTCGAAGTAGCAGCAGTCGCGAACGGGCTCGAGACCGTCGATCCCTGGGGCACGCGGCTGCGTCTCGTCAAGGTCTGA
- a CDS encoding J domain-containing protein — MTLYELLGALPNDDAEGLRTAFRRAVKGAHPDIRPGDPDAAWKFRRIVRAHEILGDAEQRAAYDHLLDLAHIEEASASGQATAARIHKLASGVIALAAASVVTVGGYMLFVHVSPAMLAPADKPAMHASASVGPATPQPDTSGKNASLKDEGAGIPAETGEPNTTAPKANAEKIPAAKVGPTPDLATSDARPSRARSAFAHRNGNPNGAVADRNQASLLDPKMTAARNDRGIMFHRLRRFERAFADIAPKNQVERPARAKSASATAAAPRLGPAAIARPVVPVPRPRTAAQDPSRQESMTAVWLP; from the coding sequence ATGACGCTTTACGAATTGCTCGGCGCTCTTCCGAACGATGACGCGGAGGGTCTGCGGACCGCATTCCGCAGAGCCGTCAAGGGCGCTCACCCCGATATCCGTCCCGGCGATCCCGATGCGGCCTGGAAGTTCAGGCGGATCGTCCGTGCCCACGAAATCCTTGGCGACGCGGAGCAGCGCGCGGCCTACGACCATCTGCTCGATCTCGCGCACATCGAAGAAGCATCGGCCAGCGGGCAGGCCACCGCCGCCCGGATTCACAAGCTCGCCTCCGGCGTGATCGCGCTGGCCGCGGCCTCGGTCGTAACCGTTGGTGGATATATGCTGTTCGTGCATGTGTCGCCGGCAATGCTTGCGCCAGCAGACAAACCCGCCATGCACGCATCGGCTTCCGTCGGTCCAGCGACGCCGCAGCCGGACACGTCCGGCAAGAACGCTTCGCTGAAAGACGAGGGTGCAGGCATTCCCGCTGAAACCGGCGAGCCGAACACCACCGCCCCCAAGGCCAATGCCGAGAAAATCCCGGCGGCCAAGGTCGGCCCGACACCCGACCTCGCCACCAGCGATGCCAGACCCTCCCGGGCGCGGAGTGCTTTCGCCCACCGCAACGGCAATCCGAACGGCGCTGTCGCCGACCGCAATCAGGCCAGCCTGCTCGATCCGAAAATGACGGCCGCCCGCAACGACCGCGGCATCATGTTCCATCGGTTGCGCAGATTCGAACGCGCCTTCGCGGACATCGCGCCAAAGAACCAGGTCGAAAGGCCGGCCCGCGCCAAATCTGCGTCAGCGACGGCCGCCGCGCCGCGCCTCGGCCCAGCCGCCATTGCACGTCCGGTGGTACCGGTACCCCGTCCGCGAACGGCCGCGCAGGATCCATCGCGGCAGGAAAGCATGACGGCAGTGTGGCTGCCTTGA
- a CDS encoding dihydrodipicolinate synthase family protein, which translates to MADFHGVFPYLVSPVDPTGQIRTEVLARLCDDLIKSGVHGLTPLGSTGEFAYLNNAQRLAVVQATIEAARGRVPVIAGVASTSTADAVAQAKACERLGADGILAILEAYFPVQDAQIESYFRAIADAVDIPVVIYTNPQFQRSDLTLDVIERLAAHPRIGYIKDASTNTGRLLSIMNRCGDGIKVFSASAHIPAAVMLIGGLGWMAGPACIIPRQSVELYNLCKAARWDDAMKLQRRLWRINEAFARFNLAACIKAGLAIQGYDVGDPVPPQAALTADQRKVVEAALREVA; encoded by the coding sequence ATGGCTGATTTCCACGGCGTCTTTCCCTATCTCGTCTCCCCCGTCGATCCCACAGGCCAGATCCGCACCGAGGTGCTCGCTCGCCTGTGCGACGATCTCATCAAGTCCGGCGTGCACGGGCTGACGCCGCTCGGCTCGACCGGCGAGTTCGCCTATCTCAACAACGCGCAGCGGCTGGCGGTGGTGCAGGCCACGATCGAGGCCGCCAGGGGCCGAGTGCCGGTGATCGCCGGCGTCGCCTCGACCTCGACCGCCGATGCGGTGGCGCAGGCGAAAGCCTGCGAGAGGCTCGGGGCCGACGGCATCCTGGCGATCCTCGAAGCGTATTTTCCGGTGCAGGATGCACAGATCGAATCCTATTTTCGCGCCATTGCGGACGCGGTCGATATTCCCGTGGTGATCTACACCAATCCGCAATTCCAGCGCTCGGACCTGACGCTCGACGTGATCGAACGGCTCGCTGCCCATCCGCGGATCGGCTACATCAAGGACGCCTCGACCAATACCGGGCGGCTATTGTCGATCATGAACCGCTGCGGCGACGGCATAAAGGTGTTCTCGGCGTCGGCGCATATTCCGGCCGCCGTGATGCTGATCGGCGGCCTCGGCTGGATGGCGGGACCGGCCTGCATCATTCCCAGGCAAAGCGTCGAACTCTACAATCTCTGCAAGGCCGCGCGCTGGGACGACGCGATGAAGTTGCAGCGCAGATTGTGGCGCATCAACGAAGCCTTTGCGCGCTTCAACCTCGCCGCCTGCATCAAGGCCGGGCTCGCGATCCAGGGCTACGACGTCGGCGATCCCGTTCCGCCGCAGGCGGCCCTGACCGCCGATCAGCGCAAGGTGGTCGAAGCGGCGCTGCGGGAGGTCGCGTGA
- a CDS encoding xanthine dehydrogenase family protein molybdopterin-binding subunit, producing MNILPGNMRFGAGQPVKRLEDQRLLTGKGQFIDDKPEDGALWLHVLRSPHAHARIVSIDSKAARDMPGVQAVYTGADLVADDVGTIPTLSVFMRPDGKPMTVPPRRLLAHEVVRFAGEPVAAVVATSRVAAQTAAEAIEVEYEVLPSVVDPVEAIKPGAPVVWPEAPDNIVAAMSYGDAAKVEAAFAGAAHTVSLDLVSQRLVPSAMEPRSTIAEIDKKSGRLILHVQSQTPGSTRDVLAEAVLKRPKESVRVLVGDIGGGFGQKTNLYPEDGMVAYAATKLGKKVRWRGDRTDEFVGGTHGRDLTSTGEFALDAKGRVLAYRVRSVGGTGAYSTGAGNIIPLVLGPFVQSGVYDLPLVHYEVKSVMTHTAPVGAYRGAGRPEGVFIVERLMDAAARQIGMDPRAIRKVNYIKPAQLPYTNAVGQVYDSGAFAHMLERASKLADWDGFAARKKAAKKKGLLYGRGLTSYIEWTGGRAHTEKVSLHATAEGRVILHSGTMAMGQGLQTTYAQMVSESLGVPMDKIDIVQGDTDLATGFGSVGSRSLFVGGTALAVSAADMIAKAREKASNILEASVEDIEYRDGMLTVVGTDKRIGLFEIAKKESGARLSVDSEGEVDGPSWPNGTHICELEIDPETGVVSIVRYTTVDDVGVAVNPMLVTGQIHGGVAQGIGQALYEGVSYDAEGQLLTASYQDYCLPRADDLPPIAVALDESAPCKTNPLGAKGCGESGTIGGTPCIVNGVMDALAELGIKNLATPLTPMKVWQAIRDAKAARRNLPPSFRDGPKDQTSGAQLRTGESRDSGFDASHRPGMTGATAPAPSSPRSRAGSPRSRRRSCRRVR from the coding sequence ATGAACATTCTTCCCGGCAATATGCGTTTCGGTGCGGGCCAGCCTGTCAAGCGTCTTGAAGATCAGCGATTGCTCACCGGGAAGGGGCAGTTCATCGACGACAAGCCGGAAGACGGCGCGCTGTGGCTGCATGTGCTGCGCTCGCCGCATGCCCATGCCAGGATCGTTTCGATCGACAGCAAAGCGGCCAGGGACATGCCGGGTGTGCAGGCGGTTTACACCGGCGCCGATCTGGTCGCCGACGACGTCGGCACCATCCCGACGCTGTCGGTGTTCATGCGGCCGGACGGCAAGCCGATGACGGTGCCGCCGCGTCGGCTGCTCGCCCATGAGGTGGTGCGCTTCGCCGGCGAGCCGGTCGCAGCCGTGGTGGCGACATCGCGGGTGGCGGCGCAGACCGCGGCCGAGGCGATCGAGGTTGAATATGAAGTGCTGCCGTCGGTGGTCGATCCGGTCGAGGCGATCAAGCCGGGTGCGCCGGTGGTCTGGCCCGAGGCGCCCGACAACATCGTCGCCGCCATGAGTTATGGCGACGCCGCCAAGGTCGAAGCGGCCTTCGCCGGTGCCGCGCATACCGTTTCGCTCGATCTGGTCAGTCAGCGGCTGGTGCCCTCCGCGATGGAGCCGCGCTCGACCATCGCCGAGATCGACAAGAAATCCGGCCGGCTGATCCTGCACGTGCAGTCGCAGACCCCGGGCTCGACCCGCGACGTGCTCGCCGAAGCCGTGCTGAAGCGGCCGAAGGAGAGCGTGCGCGTGCTGGTCGGCGATATCGGCGGCGGCTTCGGGCAGAAGACCAACCTCTATCCGGAAGACGGCATGGTGGCCTATGCCGCCACCAAGCTCGGCAAGAAAGTGCGCTGGCGCGGCGACCGCACCGACGAATTCGTCGGCGGCACCCATGGCCGCGATCTCACCTCGACCGGCGAATTCGCGCTCGACGCCAAGGGCCGCGTGCTGGCCTACCGGGTGCGCTCGGTCGGCGGCACCGGCGCCTATTCGACCGGCGCGGGCAACATCATCCCGCTGGTGCTCGGCCCCTTCGTGCAGTCGGGCGTCTACGACCTGCCGCTGGTGCATTACGAGGTCAAATCGGTCATGACCCACACCGCGCCGGTCGGCGCCTATCGCGGCGCGGGGCGCCCGGAGGGCGTCTTCATCGTCGAGCGGCTGATGGACGCCGCCGCGCGGCAGATCGGAATGGACCCGCGCGCGATCCGCAAGGTGAACTACATCAAGCCCGCGCAACTGCCCTACACCAACGCCGTCGGCCAGGTCTATGACTCCGGCGCGTTCGCGCACATGCTGGAGCGCGCGTCGAAACTCGCCGACTGGGACGGCTTTGCCGCGCGCAAGAAGGCAGCGAAGAAGAAGGGCCTGCTCTACGGCCGCGGCCTGACCAGCTACATCGAATGGACCGGCGGACGCGCGCATACCGAGAAGGTCAGCCTGCATGCGACCGCGGAAGGCCGCGTCATCCTGCATTCCGGCACCATGGCGATGGGGCAGGGGCTGCAGACCACCTACGCCCAGATGGTCTCGGAATCGCTCGGCGTCCCCATGGACAAGATCGACATCGTGCAGGGCGATACCGATCTCGCCACCGGCTTTGGCAGCGTCGGCTCGCGCTCGCTGTTCGTCGGCGGCACGGCGCTGGCGGTGTCGGCCGCCGACATGATCGCGAAGGCGCGCGAGAAGGCGTCGAACATTCTGGAAGCCTCCGTCGAGGACATCGAATACCGCGACGGCATGCTCACCGTGGTCGGCACCGACAAGCGGATTGGCCTGTTCGAGATCGCGAAGAAGGAGAGCGGCGCGCGGCTCAGCGTCGACAGCGAAGGCGAGGTCGACGGCCCGAGCTGGCCGAACGGCACCCATATCTGCGAGCTCGAGATCGATCCCGAAACCGGCGTCGTCAGCATCGTGCGCTACACCACGGTCGACGACGTCGGCGTTGCCGTCAATCCGATGCTGGTGACGGGGCAGATTCACGGCGGCGTCGCGCAGGGCATCGGCCAGGCCCTGTATGAAGGCGTGTCCTACGACGCCGAAGGGCAATTGCTGACTGCGAGCTATCAGGACTATTGCCTGCCGCGCGCCGATGACCTTCCGCCGATCGCGGTCGCGCTCGACGAAAGTGCGCCGTGCAAGACCAATCCGCTCGGCGCCAAAGGCTGCGGCGAATCCGGCACGATCGGCGGGACGCCCTGCATCGTCAACGGCGTGATGGATGCGCTCGCCGAACTCGGCATCAAGAACCTGGCCACGCCGCTGACGCCGATGAAGGTCTGGCAGGCGATAAGGGATGCGAAGGCGGCGAGGCGTAATTTGCCTCCGTCATTCCGGGATGGTCCGAAGGACCAGACCTCAGGTGCGCAATTGCGCACCGGGGAATCTCGAGATTCCGGGTTCGATGCTTCGCATCGCCCCGGAATGACTGGGGCTACAGCCCCAGCACCATCTTCGCCACGATCTCGCGCTGGATCTCCGAGGAGCCGCCGAAGATCGTGTAGGCGCGTCCGTTGA
- a CDS encoding acyl-CoA dehydrogenase family protein, which yields MDLTFSAEERAFEKEVRDFIAASLTPEMKRATALTPSVFSDPDIGMAWQRALHKNGWGAPGWPVEHGGPDWTPAQRWIFEAECARAGVPNVNVMGVKMVGPVIIGFGSPEQKNFYLPRIVSGEDYWCQGYSEPGSGSDLASLKTRAVRDGDDYVINGTKIWTTHAHHANRMFALVRTHDTERQQDGISFVLIDMKSPGITTRPILTIGGDHEVNQVFFDDVRVPVANRVGEEGKGWTYGKYLLEFERGSGIASAKLRDALRTVSDLAESDVTGRAIDDPDIAVRMSEIEVDIDALEMTELRVLSALQTGQNPGAVSSLLKLRVSEIRQAVTRLGVEVIGNDGLYVEPMRPLYRLNEQPAIPENMLPVVPEYLNGRAYTIFGGSSEIQREIVAKMVLGL from the coding sequence ATGGATCTCACCTTCAGCGCCGAAGAGCGCGCTTTCGAGAAAGAAGTCCGCGACTTCATTGCCGCCAGCCTCACGCCGGAAATGAAGCGCGCGACTGCCCTGACGCCGTCGGTGTTTTCCGATCCCGACATCGGCATGGCCTGGCAGCGAGCGCTGCACAAGAACGGCTGGGGCGCGCCGGGATGGCCGGTGGAGCATGGCGGGCCCGACTGGACGCCGGCACAGCGCTGGATCTTCGAGGCCGAATGCGCCCGCGCCGGCGTGCCGAATGTCAACGTGATGGGCGTCAAGATGGTCGGCCCCGTGATCATCGGCTTCGGCTCGCCGGAGCAGAAGAACTTCTATCTGCCGCGGATCGTCTCGGGCGAAGACTACTGGTGCCAGGGCTATTCCGAACCCGGCTCCGGCTCCGACCTCGCCTCGCTGAAGACGCGTGCGGTGCGCGACGGCGACGACTACGTCATCAACGGCACCAAGATCTGGACCACGCATGCGCACCACGCCAACCGCATGTTCGCGCTGGTCCGCACCCACGACACCGAGCGCCAGCAGGACGGCATCAGTTTCGTTCTGATCGACATGAAAAGTCCGGGCATTACGACAAGGCCGATTCTCACCATCGGCGGCGACCACGAGGTCAACCAGGTGTTCTTCGACGACGTCCGCGTGCCCGTCGCCAATCGCGTCGGCGAGGAAGGCAAGGGCTGGACCTACGGCAAGTACCTGCTCGAATTCGAGCGCGGCTCCGGCATCGCCTCGGCCAAGCTGCGCGACGCGCTCAGGACAGTTTCGGATCTGGCAGAGTCCGACGTAACCGGCCGCGCCATCGACGATCCCGATATCGCGGTGCGGATGTCGGAGATCGAGGTCGATATCGACGCGCTTGAAATGACCGAACTGCGCGTGCTGTCGGCGCTGCAGACCGGACAGAACCCGGGCGCGGTGTCGTCGTTACTGAAACTGCGGGTCAGCGAAATCCGCCAGGCGGTGACAAGATTGGGCGTGGAGGTGATCGGCAATGACGGGCTCTATGTCGAGCCGATGCGGCCGCTCTACAGGCTCAACGAGCAGCCTGCGATACCGGAAAACATGCTGCCGGTGGTGCCCGAATATCTCAACGGACGCGCCTACACGATCTTCGGCGGCTCCTCGGAGATCCAGCGCGAGATCGTGGCGAAGATGGTGCTGGGGCTGTAG
- a CDS encoding acyl-CoA dehydrogenase family protein — protein MDLTLSDEQRLLRESVDRFIAETYTADHRRRAADEPAGFSPAIWKQFAELGWLALPIDEAYGGLGAGAVETGIVMEAFGRGLVSEPYLSTVVIGAALVAACGNDAQKQAILPRVADGSLFLALAHSERAARFDLAEVGTTAAKMPDGWRLDGRKIAVLDGNAAGQIIVSARVANNNGASGRLCLFLVPGDTPGLARRDFARLGGGRACNLHLAGVRLPADALLGDGSDVLAAIEAVVDRAMAAIGSEAVGIMQTLLNTTLEYTKIRKQFGRPLSANQVIRHRLADMAMQTDEARSMALRAALMVDAEPVARSRAASGAKAKIGKCARFVAEQSVQLHGAMGVTEELDIGSYFKRLLAFDTLFGGSAHHYRRHAALGGRVHA, from the coding sequence ATGGACCTTACCTTAAGCGACGAGCAGCGCCTGCTGCGCGAAAGTGTCGACCGCTTCATCGCCGAAACCTACACCGCCGATCACCGCCGCCGCGCGGCGGACGAGCCGGCAGGCTTCAGCCCCGCGATCTGGAAACAATTCGCCGAGCTCGGCTGGCTGGCGCTGCCGATCGACGAGGCCTATGGCGGGCTCGGCGCAGGCGCGGTGGAAACCGGCATCGTGATGGAAGCCTTCGGGCGCGGGCTGGTTTCCGAACCCTATCTGTCGACGGTGGTGATCGGCGCCGCGCTGGTCGCCGCCTGCGGCAACGACGCGCAGAAGCAGGCCATCCTGCCCAGGGTTGCCGACGGCTCGCTGTTTCTGGCGTTGGCGCATTCCGAACGCGCCGCGCGCTTCGATCTGGCCGAGGTCGGGACCACGGCGGCGAAGATGCCGGACGGCTGGCGCCTCGACGGCCGGAAGATTGCCGTGCTCGACGGCAACGCCGCGGGGCAGATCATCGTCTCCGCCCGGGTCGCCAACAACAACGGCGCATCCGGCAGACTGTGTCTGTTCCTCGTACCCGGCGATACGCCCGGCCTCGCGCGGCGCGATTTTGCGCGGCTTGGCGGCGGCCGCGCCTGCAATCTCCATCTCGCGGGCGTCCGCCTCCCCGCCGACGCCCTGCTTGGCGACGGCAGCGACGTGCTGGCCGCGATCGAGGCGGTGGTCGATCGTGCGATGGCGGCAATCGGTTCCGAAGCCGTCGGCATCATGCAGACGCTGCTCAATACCACGCTCGAATACACCAAAATCCGGAAACAGTTCGGCCGGCCGCTGTCCGCCAACCAGGTGATCCGCCACCGCCTCGCCGACATGGCGATGCAAACCGACGAGGCGCGCTCGATGGCGTTGCGCGCGGCGCTGATGGTCGACGCCGAACCGGTGGCGCGCAGCCGCGCCGCCTCGGGTGCGAAAGCAAAGATCGGCAAATGCGCCCGCTTCGTCGCCGAACAGTCGGTGCAGCTGCACGGCGCCATGGGCGTCACCGAAGAGCTCGACATCGGCTCCTACTTCAAGCGGCTGCTCGCCTTCGACACCCTGTTCGGCGGCAGCGCCCATCATTATCGCCGCCACGCCGCATTGGGCGGGCGGGTGCACGCATAA
- a CDS encoding enoyl-CoA hydratase, which translates to MTAYETIIVERPEPRIARIVMNRPEARNAQNLQMTYDLNAAFDAAVQDDAVKVIILAGHGPHFSAGHDLRAAGKNAAGVDFPPIGNWGGFGEPNAHGRFAREQEIYLQITRRWRNLAKPTIAEVHGKCIAGGLMLAWACDLIVASHDAEFCDPVVTMGVCGVEWFVHPWELGPRKAKELLFTADAWSAEEAHRLGMVNHVVPRPDLSSFVMKLAERIAAKPSFALKLTKEAVNRSVDVMGQPAAIDQAFALHQLCHAHNLQEFGMVVDPAGLHPSVKKSVQV; encoded by the coding sequence ATGACCGCCTATGAGACCATCATCGTGGAACGGCCGGAGCCGCGCATCGCGCGGATCGTGATGAACCGGCCCGAGGCGCGCAACGCGCAGAACCTGCAGATGACCTACGACCTCAACGCCGCATTCGATGCCGCGGTGCAGGACGATGCAGTCAAGGTCATCATCCTGGCCGGCCACGGGCCGCATTTCTCGGCCGGGCACGATCTGCGGGCCGCGGGAAAGAATGCCGCCGGCGTGGATTTTCCGCCAATCGGAAATTGGGGCGGTTTCGGCGAGCCGAACGCCCACGGCCGCTTCGCCCGCGAGCAGGAGATCTACCTGCAGATCACCCGGCGCTGGCGCAATCTGGCCAAGCCGACGATCGCCGAAGTTCATGGCAAGTGCATCGCCGGCGGGCTGATGCTGGCCTGGGCCTGCGACCTGATCGTCGCCAGCCATGACGCCGAGTTCTGCGATCCCGTGGTCACCATGGGCGTGTGCGGCGTCGAATGGTTCGTGCATCCCTGGGAGCTCGGCCCGCGCAAGGCCAAGGAGCTGCTGTTCACCGCCGACGCCTGGAGCGCGGAAGAGGCGCACCGGCTCGGCATGGTCAATCACGTGGTGCCGCGGCCCGACCTCTCGTCATTCGTGATGAAGCTGGCCGAGAGGATCGCCGCCAAACCTTCGTTCGCGCTGAAACTGACCAAAGAGGCGGTCAACCGCTCGGTCGATGTCATGGGCCAGCCCGCGGCGATCGATCAGGCGTTCGCGCTGCATCAGCTGTGTCACGCGCATAACCTGCAGGAATTCGGCATGGTGGTCGATCCCGCCGGACTGCATCCCTCGGTCAAGAAATCAGTCCAGGTATAA
- a CDS encoding LemA family protein has protein sequence MRRFWTVLAALASLSLTNCGYNAIQTNDEQVKSGWSEVVNQYQRRADLVPNLVNSVKGFAQQEKDVLLGVTNARAKVGSIQATPEVLNDPAAFQKFTAAQGELSSALSRLLVVTENYPQLKSDALFKDLMAQLEGTENRITVARNRYIKAVQEYNVGIRTFPNNLTAMAFGYKEKPNFSVENEKAISTAPKVDFSPAPAAK, from the coding sequence ATGCGCAGATTTTGGACCGTGCTGGCGGCGCTGGCGTCGCTGAGCCTCACCAATTGCGGCTATAATGCGATCCAGACCAATGACGAGCAGGTCAAGTCGGGCTGGTCCGAGGTCGTCAACCAGTACCAGCGCCGCGCCGATCTCGTGCCCAACCTGGTCAATTCGGTGAAGGGCTTTGCGCAGCAGGAAAAGGACGTGCTGCTCGGCGTCACCAATGCGCGGGCCAAGGTCGGCAGCATCCAGGCGACGCCGGAGGTGCTCAACGACCCCGCCGCGTTCCAGAAATTCACCGCCGCCCAGGGTGAACTCTCCAGCGCGCTGTCGCGACTACTGGTCGTGACCGAGAATTACCCGCAGCTCAAATCCGACGCCCTGTTCAAGGACCTGATGGCGCAGCTCGAAGGCACCGAGAATCGCATCACCGTGGCGCGCAACCGCTACATCAAGGCAGTCCAGGAATATAACGTCGGCATCCGCACCTTTCCGAACAACCTGACCGCGATGGCGTTCGGCTACAAGGAGAAGCCGAATTTCTCGGTCGAGAACGAAAAGGCGATCTCGACTGCGCCGAAGGTGGATTTCAGTCCAGCACCGGCCGCAAAGTAG
- a CDS encoding TPM domain-containing protein: protein MNAARAAFLALLLCFSFAAAADVAVPALTGRVVDQTGTLSGGDIASLTQTLKDLEARKGSQVAVLIVPTTSPETIEQFAIRVAEAWKIGRKKIDDGALLVVAKDDRRLRIEVGYGLEGALNDVTAKRIIDEAITPKFRSGDFAGGISAGVDRIIRVIDGEKLPEPEQRQSSGLLSDIDPFNPFVIFALFIVGGILRSALGRLIGSAATSGVVGVLAWLVVGSLELSIIFAIIAFVLTMFGESIASSGGRGGTWSGGSSSGGSSSSGGFSGGGGSFGGGGASGRW from the coding sequence ATGAACGCTGCAAGAGCCGCCTTTCTTGCGCTGCTGCTGTGCTTCTCGTTTGCGGCGGCGGCCGACGTCGCGGTGCCGGCGCTCACCGGGCGCGTGGTCGATCAGACCGGGACGCTGTCCGGCGGCGACATCGCCTCGCTGACCCAGACGCTGAAGGACCTCGAAGCGCGCAAGGGCAGCCAGGTTGCGGTGCTGATCGTGCCGACCACGTCGCCCGAGACCATCGAGCAATTCGCAATCCGGGTGGCGGAAGCCTGGAAGATCGGACGCAAGAAGATCGACGACGGCGCGCTGCTGGTCGTGGCCAAGGACGACCGCAGGCTGCGCATCGAGGTCGGCTACGGCCTCGAAGGTGCGCTCAATGACGTCACCGCCAAACGCATCATCGACGAGGCCATCACCCCGAAATTCCGGAGCGGCGATTTCGCCGGCGGCATTTCCGCCGGCGTCGACCGCATCATCCGCGTCATCGACGGCGAGAAATTGCCGGAACCGGAGCAACGGCAAAGTTCCGGCTTGCTGAGCGATATCGATCCGTTCAATCCGTTCGTCATCTTTGCCCTCTTCATTGTCGGCGGCATCCTGCGGAGCGCGCTGGGCAGGCTGATCGGTTCGGCGGCGACGAGCGGCGTGGTCGGAGTGCTGGCATGGCTTGTGGTCGGATCGCTGGAGCTGTCGATCATCTTTGCGATCATTGCGTTCGTCCTCACCATGTTCGGCGAGAGCATCGCGTCGTCAGGCGGGCGAGGCGGCACCTGGTCCGGCGGCTCGTCTTCGGGAGGCAGCAGCTCGAGCGGCGGATTCAGCGGCGGTGGCGGCAGTTTTGGCGGCGGCGGCGCGTCGGGGAGATGGTAG
- a CDS encoding TPM domain-containing protein produces the protein MGIRRIGRHLVEYRWRVRRIFPPEVMASIERAIKAGEATHSGQVRFVVEGALDGAPLFRDQPARERALDIFSRLRIWDTAHNNGVLIYLLLADHDFEIIADRGIDAKVGAAGWEEICTAMETDFRAGNFAGGVIKGIDAVSRHLAAHFPRQGAGRNELPDAPVVI, from the coding sequence ATGGGCATCAGGCGCATCGGCAGGCATCTTGTTGAATATCGCTGGCGGGTACGGCGCATTTTCCCGCCGGAGGTGATGGCTTCGATCGAACGCGCGATCAAGGCGGGCGAGGCCACGCATTCCGGCCAGGTCCGCTTCGTCGTGGAGGGCGCGCTCGACGGCGCTCCGTTGTTCCGCGATCAGCCGGCGCGGGAACGCGCGCTGGATATTTTTTCGCGACTGCGGATATGGGACACCGCGCACAACAACGGCGTGCTGATCTACCTGCTATTGGCCGATCACGACTTCGAGATCATCGCCGACCGCGGTATCGACGCCAAGGTCGGCGCCGCGGGCTGGGAAGAAATCTGCACGGCGATGGAGACCGATTTCAGGGCGGGTAATTTCGCCGGCGGCGTGATCAAGGGGATCGACGCCGTGTCGCGGCACCTCGCGGCGCATTTCCCGCGGCAAGGGGCGGGCCGCAACGAGCTGCCGGATGCGCCGGTGGTGATCTGA